In a single window of the Candidatus Caccoplasma merdavium genome:
- a CDS encoding M28 family peptidase yields the protein MLVVTACRRPASSNEPSTAPSRVVDVPVFDADTAFAYVERQVAFGPRVPNTRAHREAAEYLADELRRRGAQVTLQDFRVRAYDGTPLDARNIIASFSPEKSDRVLLFAHWDTRPYADNDPDSKNHRTPIDGANDGASGVAVLLEIARHLQVRSPRIGVDIIFFDVEDYGQPYFFDRPEKEDTWALGSQYWSRRPHNPAYRARYGILLDMVGGKNSRFAREGVSMQLAPAVVDKVWKAAQALGYGDYFVDERGGYVNDDHVYVGRRVPSIDIIAYDESQGGFVPQWHTLDDTVEHIDKATLEAVGQTLLWVIYNE from the coding sequence ATGCTCGTTGTGACGGCCTGTCGTCGCCCGGCCTCCTCGAATGAACCATCGACGGCTCCTTCTCGTGTGGTCGATGTTCCTGTGTTCGACGCCGATACGGCTTTTGCCTATGTCGAACGGCAGGTGGCCTTCGGCCCCCGTGTCCCCAATACCCGTGCCCATCGCGAAGCGGCCGAATATCTCGCCGACGAGTTGCGCCGCCGCGGAGCGCAGGTCACCTTGCAGGATTTCCGGGTGCGCGCTTATGACGGGACGCCGCTCGATGCCCGCAACATCATTGCCTCTTTTTCGCCCGAGAAGAGCGACCGGGTTTTGCTCTTCGCCCACTGGGATACCCGCCCTTATGCCGATAACGACCCCGATTCTAAAAATCATCGCACACCCATCGATGGAGCCAACGACGGCGCCAGCGGTGTGGCCGTGCTGCTCGAAATAGCCCGTCACTTGCAGGTCCGGTCGCCTCGCATCGGCGTCGACATCATCTTTTTCGATGTGGAAGACTATGGGCAGCCCTACTTCTTCGACCGCCCCGAGAAGGAAGATACCTGGGCGTTGGGTTCGCAATACTGGTCGCGTCGGCCCCACAATCCGGCCTATCGTGCCCGTTACGGCATTTTGCTCGACATGGTGGGCGGCAAAAACAGCCGCTTCGCCCGCGAAGGCGTCTCGATGCAGTTGGCTCCCGCCGTGGTCGATAAGGTGTGGAAGGCGGCCCAGGCGCTGGGCTATGGCGACTATTTCGTCGATGAGCGGGGCGGTTATGTCAACGACGACCATGTGTATGTGGGCCGTCGCGTGCCGAGCATCGACATCATCGCCTATGACGAGTCGCAGGGGGGATTTGTTCCCCAATGGCATACTCTCGATGATACGGTCGAGCACATCGATAAAGCTACCCTCGAAGCGGTGGGTCAAACCCTGTTGTGGGTAATATATAATGAATAA
- a CDS encoding SufE family protein, producing the protein MTIDQIQDDVVEEFSAFDDWMDKYALLIELGNSLDPLDPQYKVESNLIEGCQSRVWLHAEYDDGRVVFQAESDAVIVKGIVSLLIKVLSGHTPTEILDAHLYFIEQIGLTEHLSPTRSNGLLAMVKQMRLYAMVFKAQEEEQKQ; encoded by the coding sequence ATGACGATAGATCAAATACAAGATGATGTTGTCGAGGAGTTCTCGGCATTTGATGACTGGATGGATAAATATGCCTTGCTCATCGAGTTGGGCAATTCATTGGATCCGCTCGACCCGCAGTACAAGGTCGAGAGCAACCTCATCGAGGGGTGCCAAAGCCGGGTGTGGTTGCATGCCGAGTATGACGACGGCCGGGTCGTTTTCCAGGCCGAGAGCGATGCCGTGATTGTAAAAGGCATTGTGTCGTTGCTTATCAAGGTGCTTTCGGGACATACCCCCACAGAGATTCTCGATGCCCACCTCTATTTCATCGAACAGATAGGTCTCACCGAACATTTGTCGCCCACGCGCTCCAATGGCCTCTTGGCCATGGTGAAGCAGATGCGGCTCTATGCCATGGTGTTCAAGGCTCAGGAAGAAGAACAAAAACAATAA
- a CDS encoding peptide MFS transporter: MFKNQPKGLYALALANTGERFGYYTMLAIFLLFIQAKFGFSAAVATQIYSIFLAAVYFMPLFGGILADRIGYGKCVTLGIVVMFAGYLCLSIPTGADAIGKTLMFGALALIAVGTGLFKGNLQVMVGNLYDDPKYASKRDAAFSLFYMAINIGAMFAPSAAKGVTNFFLGKSGLFYDANIPSLAHQYLDGTISAENATKLADLASQMSVNGMDMTAFSQFYIEQLSAAYNYGFAVACVSLVISVAIYYGCRSWFKHADVNSVQAKAAHVEEVELTPQQTKSRITALLLVFAVVVFFWMAFHQNGATMTIFARDYTSNIADGLTRIGFNIWGLVLIAISIYTLFSTFQATVARTRVILGLVTLALWGGVAAIYFSMPAEVMIQPSDFQQFNPFFVVALTPVSLAIFGALAAKGKEPSAPRKIGYGMMVAAAGFLILTVGSMGLASPKELGGTVSDVLVSPNWLISTYLVLTFAELLLSPMGISFVSKVAPPKYKGAMMGCWFAATAIGNYLVSIPGLLWDKLPLWGIWTLLIALCLLSALFIFSIMKKLESATK, encoded by the coding sequence ATGTTTAAGAATCAACCCAAAGGCTTGTATGCCTTGGCGCTTGCAAACACGGGAGAACGTTTTGGCTACTACACCATGCTGGCCATCTTCCTGTTGTTTATCCAAGCCAAATTCGGTTTCAGTGCGGCTGTGGCCACACAGATTTATTCTATTTTCCTGGCTGCCGTTTATTTCATGCCACTCTTCGGTGGTATTCTGGCCGACAGAATCGGTTATGGCAAATGCGTTACGCTGGGTATCGTCGTCATGTTTGCCGGTTACCTTTGCCTTTCGATTCCGACAGGAGCCGATGCCATTGGCAAGACGCTGATGTTTGGCGCGCTGGCTCTCATCGCTGTCGGTACGGGACTCTTCAAGGGCAATTTGCAGGTGATGGTGGGAAATCTTTACGATGACCCCAAATATGCCTCGAAACGCGATGCCGCATTCAGCCTTTTCTACATGGCCATCAACATCGGCGCGATGTTTGCCCCTTCTGCCGCCAAGGGCGTGACCAATTTCTTCTTGGGTAAATCGGGACTCTTCTACGATGCCAACATTCCCTCGTTGGCCCATCAATATCTCGATGGTACGATTTCGGCCGAGAATGCAACCAAACTTGCCGATTTGGCTTCGCAGATGTCGGTGAACGGTATGGATATGACGGCTTTCAGTCAGTTCTATATCGAGCAACTCTCTGCTGCATACAATTACGGATTTGCCGTGGCTTGCGTCTCCTTGGTCATCTCGGTGGCCATTTACTACGGTTGCCGTTCGTGGTTCAAGCACGCCGACGTCAATTCGGTTCAGGCCAAGGCCGCCCATGTCGAAGAGGTGGAGCTTACCCCGCAACAGACCAAGAGTCGTATCACCGCCCTTTTGCTCGTCTTTGCCGTGGTGGTGTTCTTCTGGATGGCTTTCCACCAGAACGGTGCTACGATGACGATTTTTGCGCGCGACTACACCTCGAACATTGCTGATGGCCTCACCCGCATCGGATTTAACATCTGGGGGCTGGTGCTCATCGCTATTTCGATTTATACCCTGTTCAGCACGTTCCAAGCCACGGTGGCTCGCACCAGAGTGATATTGGGTCTTGTGACGTTGGCCTTGTGGGGCGGCGTAGCGGCCATATATTTCTCGATGCCGGCCGAAGTGATGATTCAGCCTTCTGATTTCCAACAGTTCAACCCCTTCTTTGTGGTTGCCCTCACACCGGTGTCGCTGGCCATATTCGGCGCTTTGGCTGCCAAGGGCAAAGAGCCTTCGGCTCCGCGTAAAATCGGCTACGGTATGATGGTGGCTGCCGCCGGCTTCCTTATCCTGACGGTCGGCTCGATGGGATTGGCTTCTCCGAAAGAACTGGGAGGTACGGTGAGCGACGTCCTGGTGTCGCCCAACTGGCTCATCTCGACCTATCTCGTGCTCACCTTCGCCGAGTTGCTGCTCTCGCCCATGGGTATTTCGTTTGTCTCGAAAGTGGCTCCTCCCAAGTACAAGGGTGCCATGATGGGTTGCTGGTTTGCCGCCACGGCCATAGGTAACTATCTGGTTTCGATTCCCGGCCTTTTGTGGGACAAATTGCCGTTGTGGGGCATCTGGACACTGCTTATCGCTCTCTGTCTCCTCTCGGCGCTCTTTATCTTCTCCATTATGAAGAAACTCGAATCGGCAACGAAATAA